A genome region from bacterium SCSIO 12844 includes the following:
- the truB gene encoding tRNA pseudouridine(55) synthase TruB — protein MTLKRNQNSKSRSNKDSITNGIILLDKPYGISSNSALQKVKRLLNVKKAGHSGSLDPMATGMLPIFINQATKFSQYMLDSDKAYLAIIQLGITTDTADKEGNVLEKKEVVKLDDDLIEDYLNPFRGQIKQVPPMYSALKREGKPLYQLAREGIEVERKPREVVIYELVNQGYDLNSQQLKIFTKVSKGTYIRTLAEDIGKQIGCGAHLIELRRISCGQFNQQHQMITLEKLSEQLAKPEIEKSTTLIETGTIFNHWPVYQINEIEIGELRRSGRWIGENTQLNGWHVFKLNQKFIGIGEFSHGHLKSRKLLID, from the coding sequence ATGACATTAAAACGAAATCAAAATTCTAAGAGTCGCTCAAATAAAGATTCAATTACCAATGGCATAATTTTGTTAGATAAACCATACGGTATAAGCTCAAATAGCGCATTACAGAAAGTAAAGCGTCTTTTAAATGTAAAAAAAGCAGGGCACAGTGGTAGTTTAGATCCTATGGCGACAGGCATGCTGCCCATTTTTATTAATCAAGCAACTAAATTTTCACAATATATGTTGGATTCAGATAAGGCTTATTTGGCAATAATTCAATTAGGTATCACGACAGATACAGCAGATAAAGAAGGCAATGTCCTTGAGAAAAAAGAAGTGGTTAAGTTAGATGATGACTTAATTGAAGATTACTTAAATCCGTTTCGTGGTCAAATTAAGCAGGTTCCACCGATGTATTCGGCATTGAAAAGAGAAGGTAAGCCTCTATATCAATTAGCCAGAGAAGGTATTGAAGTAGAACGCAAACCAAGAGAAGTTGTAATTTATGAGTTAGTAAATCAAGGATATGACTTAAATTCTCAGCAACTTAAAATTTTTACTAAGGTCAGTAAAGGGACCTATATTCGAACACTAGCTGAAGATATTGGCAAACAAATTGGTTGTGGCGCTCATTTAATTGAGTTGCGACGTATTAGTTGTGGTCAGTTTAATCAGCAACATCAAATGATAACATTAGAAAAGCTTTCAGAACAATTAGCTAAACCAGAGATTGAAAAATCAACTACACTAATAGAAACAGGCACGATTTTTAATCATTGGCCTGTCTATCAAATTAATGAAATAGAAATAGGAGAGTTGAGGCGTTCAGGTCGTTGGATAGGAGAAAATACTCAGTTAAATGGTTGGCATGTATTTAAATTGAATCAAAAATTTATAGGTATTGGTGAATTTAGTCATGGTCATTTGAAATCAAGAAAGCTTTTGATAGATTAG
- the rnc gene encoding ribonuclease III: MKDYNQLYKIIGYQFKDKALLIQALTHRSLRKKHNERLEFLGDAILGMVIAEALYHQFPEAKEGQLSLLRTSIVKGKTLTDKAASFNLGDFLALGVGEVKSGGAKRASILEDAIEALVGAIYLDSGLDDVRICILNWFDTETKALRLTEVPKDNKTRLQEALQSQAIDLPEYRLLKTQGQAHEQIFYVACIIKALDIDEQAEDTSRKRAEQKAADKALKKLIENNKE; encoded by the coding sequence ATGAAAGATTATAATCAGTTATATAAAATTATTGGCTATCAATTTAAAGATAAAGCATTGTTAATTCAAGCATTAACACATCGTTCATTACGTAAAAAGCATAATGAGCGTTTAGAATTTTTAGGTGATGCAATTTTAGGAATGGTAATAGCAGAAGCACTTTATCATCAGTTTCCTGAGGCGAAAGAAGGTCAGTTATCTTTATTAAGAACATCAATTGTTAAGGGTAAAACATTAACGGATAAGGCAGCATCTTTTAATTTGGGCGATTTTTTAGCATTGGGTGTAGGTGAAGTTAAATCAGGTGGCGCAAAGCGTGCTTCTATTTTAGAAGATGCAATAGAAGCATTAGTTGGTGCGATTTATCTTGATTCTGGGCTTGATGATGTCAGAATATGTATTTTAAATTGGTTTGATACTGAAACTAAAGCATTAAGATTAACGGAAGTTCCTAAAGATAATAAAACACGATTGCAAGAAGCTTTACAGTCTCAAGCAATTGACCTTCCTGAATACCGGTTGTTAAAAACACAAGGTCAAGCACATGAACAAATTTTCTATGTTGCTTGTATTATTAAAGCCTTAGATATAGATGAGCAGGCTGAAGATACTTCTCGCAAAAGAGCGGAGCAAAAAGCAGCAGATAAAGCGCTAAAAAAATTAATTGAAAATAATAAAGAATAG
- the lepB gene encoding signal peptidase I, which yields MNIDFNFWLLFLTVVSFVIMMVDWLFFEKKRKAKYKDQLEGLSKKEKQKLLKAPFLADYARSLFVVFFVVFLLRAFVVENFRIPTGSMYPTLKTNAFVLVNKFSYGIRNPFTNKTWVATGEPKRGDVVVFHYPVNPNVDFIKRVIGVPGDKISYQNKRLTINGKEIPEKLLASLIEPINSLTQKSNKYQESLLGVKHDILTMPFKNSLSFKDLVVPKGMYFMMGDNRDNSEDSRYWGFVSEKDLVGKAFFVWLSFDDSSYSIRWSQLGPIK from the coding sequence ATGAATATTGATTTTAATTTTTGGTTGTTATTTTTAACCGTTGTTTCATTTGTGATTATGATGGTTGATTGGTTATTTTTTGAAAAAAAACGTAAAGCCAAATATAAAGACCAGTTAGAAGGGTTATCAAAAAAAGAGAAACAAAAGTTATTAAAAGCGCCTTTTTTAGCAGATTATGCTAGGTCATTGTTTGTTGTGTTTTTTGTTGTATTTTTACTGCGTGCATTTGTTGTTGAGAATTTTCGTATTCCAACAGGCTCAATGTATCCCACATTAAAAACAAATGCATTTGTTTTAGTCAATAAGTTCTCTTATGGCATAAGAAATCCGTTTACTAATAAAACATGGGTTGCAACGGGTGAACCAAAACGTGGTGATGTGGTTGTGTTTCATTATCCAGTTAATCCAAATGTTGATTTTATTAAGCGCGTTATTGGTGTGCCAGGTGATAAAATTAGTTATCAAAATAAGCGATTAACAATTAATGGAAAAGAAATTCCAGAAAAATTATTAGCAAGTTTAATTGAACCAATTAATTCACTAACACAAAAATCGAATAAGTACCAAGAAAGTTTATTAGGCGTTAAACATGATATTTTAACGATGCCATTTAAAAACAGTTTAAGTTTTAAAGATTTGGTTGTGCCTAAGGGTATGTACTTTATGATGGGGGATAATCGTGATAATAGTGAAGATAGTCGTTATTGGGGATTTGTATCAGAAAAAGACTTAGTTGGTAAAGCATTTTTCGTTTGGTTAAGTTTTGATGATTCATCTTATTCCATTCGTTGGAGCCAGCTAGGCCCTATTAAGTAA
- a CDS encoding GspH/FimT family pseudopilin — MQVLGGEKIKKVSIQGQIGLTLIELLIVLTILSLLVGGTIISWNLFFKKNQATVTIDKVYMLLTYAKAKSYQSRLPVIVCSSVDNKTCIDGLWQNQLLVFIDHNANKRFDGDDKLINHHLRLPKGFILRWQGFPRGNYLQFKPVSLLSSSNGTLTLCHKDKNDTVSRALIISKSAMIRYAETKNDKKQLACA; from the coding sequence ATGCAAGTACTTGGCGGTGAAAAAATAAAAAAAGTATCGATTCAAGGTCAGATTGGCTTAACATTGATCGAATTGTTAATTGTATTAACTATATTATCCTTACTTGTTGGTGGAACAATAATTAGTTGGAATCTGTTTTTTAAAAAAAATCAGGCAACAGTTACAATAGATAAAGTTTATATGTTATTAACCTATGCAAAAGCTAAATCATATCAGAGTCGTTTGCCAGTTATTGTTTGTTCAAGTGTTGATAATAAAACGTGTATTGATGGCTTATGGCAAAATCAATTACTTGTATTTATAGATCATAATGCCAATAAACGTTTTGATGGAGATGATAAGCTTATTAATCATCATCTAAGGTTGCCAAAAGGGTTTATTTTAAGGTGGCAGGGCTTTCCTCGAGGTAATTATCTTCAGTTTAAACCAGTTAGTTTATTATCTAGTAGTAACGGTACATTAACTCTATGCCATAAAGATAAAAATGATACAGTTAGCCGTGCTTTAATTATTAGTAAAAGTGCAATGATTCGCTATGCGGAGACTAAAAATGATAAGAAGCAATTAGCTTGTGCTTAA
- a CDS encoding class I SAM-dependent methyltransferase has translation MSISTLLESKVLHQYVINQAQTNWSDIQKNMVYDAISQPHAQMNTALDQLQFISFLVKVIGARNAIEIGVFRGIGTLTIASSLPQDGKVIACDVTDEYVEGFKHYWQEAQVIDKIDLRVAPATETLSELIANGLQGTFDFIYVDADKSNNKRYYEMGLQLLKTGGVIAVDNVLDKGNVALDWEQKQRAKLAREFNQYVASDNRVDASLLSIGDGLYLIRKK, from the coding sequence ATGAGCATTTCAACGCTATTAGAAAGTAAAGTCCTACATCAATATGTTATCAACCAGGCACAAACAAATTGGTCAGATATTCAAAAAAATATGGTTTATGATGCAATTTCGCAACCACATGCTCAAATGAATACTGCACTTGATCAATTACAATTTATTAGCTTTTTAGTTAAAGTAATTGGCGCTAGAAATGCAATTGAGATAGGTGTTTTTCGTGGTATTGGAACATTAACAATTGCCAGTAGTCTACCACAAGATGGTAAAGTAATTGCATGTGATGTAACTGATGAATATGTTGAGGGTTTTAAACATTATTGGCAAGAAGCTCAGGTTATTGATAAAATAGATTTAAGAGTTGCACCTGCTACAGAGACTTTAAGTGAGTTAATTGCTAACGGCCTTCAAGGAACTTTTGATTTTATTTATGTTGATGCTGATAAAAGCAATAACAAGCGTTATTATGAGATGGGACTTCAATTACTAAAAACAGGGGGTGTCATTGCAGTAGATAATGTATTGGACAAAGGCAATGTGGCACTTGATTGGGAGCAAAAACAAAGAGCAAAATTAGCACGTGAGTTTAATCAGTATGTTGCATCTGATAATCGAGTAGATGCAAGTTTATTAAGCATTGGTGATGGTTTATATTTGATTCGTAAAAAATAA
- a CDS encoding aminoacyl-histidine dipeptidase, which produces MFKDLTYPQVWSLFDQIRQIPRPSFKEEAIRQFIYQWAQAHDFKIVEDKAHNLVIYIPATEGYENAEIIATQGHLDMVCEKHSNIEFNFETDAIDIYRDGDWIKARGTTLGADNGIGVALAMAAATDPSVIHGPMEILLTATEEKGLVGARNLDPNILNAHYMINIDSESWGEFCIGCAGGGDSIVELPVESVKSNLNDQAYNIKISGLKGGHSGIDIHKGRGNALKILTRILSSIPHAKLVSFEGGNLRNAIPREAFASILLESTQKDKEIHIINEAFSLTQKELSAIEPNLSLEITAQDTIPQNYLKLSSQMKLLNLIEALPHGVVSMDYHMPDLVETSSNLASVKYNQQNKQFIITLSTRSSVSSKLEAQRQHITSITKLANAAIEHDEAYPGWQPNPHSDIVKKSAKIYQQTFGNDVNIAAIHAGLECGIINGKYPNMQMISFGPDIRGAHSPDEKLNISTTIKCYDLLKNILKALAEEKKSLTQNQKEVALA; this is translated from the coding sequence ATGTTTAAAGATTTAACTTACCCACAAGTATGGTCCCTATTTGATCAAATTAGACAAATTCCACGCCCATCATTCAAAGAAGAAGCCATTCGCCAATTTATTTATCAATGGGCCCAAGCTCATGACTTTAAAATCGTTGAAGATAAAGCACATAACCTTGTAATTTACATACCTGCAACTGAAGGTTATGAAAATGCAGAAATTATTGCAACACAAGGCCATTTAGATATGGTTTGTGAAAAACACTCAAATATTGAATTTAATTTCGAAACAGATGCAATCGATATCTATCGTGATGGTGATTGGATTAAAGCTCGTGGCACGACACTTGGTGCTGATAATGGTATTGGTGTTGCACTTGCTATGGCTGCTGCAACTGACCCTAGCGTTATTCATGGCCCTATGGAAATCCTATTAACTGCCACTGAAGAAAAAGGCCTTGTTGGTGCAAGAAACCTAGACCCTAATATCCTTAATGCTCATTATATGATTAATATTGACTCAGAGAGTTGGGGTGAGTTTTGTATTGGCTGTGCTGGTGGTGGTGATAGTATTGTTGAATTACCCGTTGAATCAGTAAAAAGTAATTTAAATGATCAGGCTTATAATATTAAAATCAGTGGTCTTAAAGGAGGTCATTCTGGCATTGATATTCATAAAGGACGGGGTAATGCATTAAAAATATTAACGCGTATTTTATCTTCAATCCCACATGCAAAACTTGTAAGCTTTGAAGGCGGTAATCTAAGAAACGCAATTCCTCGTGAAGCATTTGCTAGCATTTTACTTGAATCAACTCAGAAAGATAAAGAAATTCACATAATCAATGAAGCATTTAGCCTGACTCAGAAAGAGTTAAGTGCAATTGAACCTAACTTGTCATTAGAGATAACAGCACAAGATACAATACCTCAAAACTACTTAAAATTATCCAGCCAAATGAAACTTTTAAATTTAATTGAGGCTTTACCTCACGGTGTTGTATCCATGGATTATCATATGCCTGACTTAGTTGAAACATCTTCTAATCTTGCATCTGTCAAATACAACCAACAAAATAAGCAATTTATCATTACACTTTCTACAAGAAGTTCAGTTAGCTCAAAACTTGAAGCACAACGCCAACACATTACAAGTATTACTAAGCTTGCCAATGCAGCGATTGAACATGATGAAGCATATCCTGGTTGGCAGCCTAATCCACATAGTGATATTGTTAAAAAGTCAGCTAAAATTTATCAACAAACATTTGGCAATGATGTTAATATTGCTGCAATTCATGCAGGCCTTGAATGTGGTATTATTAATGGTAAATACCCTAATATGCAAATGATCTCATTTGGCCCTGATATTCGCGGCGCACACTCACCTGATGAAAAATTAAATATCTCTACAACCATAAAGTGCTATGATTTATTAAAAAATATACTTAAGGCATTAGCTGAAGAAAAAAAGTCGCTAACTCAAAATCAAAAAGAAGTTGCGCTCGCTTAA
- a CDS encoding bifunctional methionine sulfoxide reductase B/A protein has protein sequence MDKQNTLTPLLRHILIDKGTEPPNSGKYNLFDAQGTYICRSCGLGLFRSDAKFISSCGWPSFDDELPDAIKRQLDADGRRTEILCNRCDGHLGHVFHGEQYTDKNLRHCVNSLSVEFVEDTEVTETEEAIFAGGCFWGVEHLLKQQNGVLITEVGYTGGNTDNPTYQDVCNGKTSHIEAVRAVFNPNKTSFRKLTKLFLEIHDPTQSNGQGPDIGDQYKSVIFYFNETQRQTAEDLLNILSNKGLNIATELVEATVFWPAEDYHQEYYIKTGKTPYCHRYTKRFD, from the coding sequence ATGGACAAACAAAATACCTTAACACCTCTTTTACGCCATATTTTAATTGATAAAGGCACAGAACCCCCTAATAGTGGTAAATATAATTTATTTGATGCGCAAGGCACCTATATATGTAGAAGCTGTGGATTAGGATTATTCAGATCAGATGCTAAATTTATTTCAAGCTGTGGCTGGCCAAGTTTTGATGATGAGCTACCTGATGCAATTAAACGCCAATTAGATGCAGATGGCAGACGTACTGAAATTTTATGCAACCGTTGTGATGGTCATCTAGGTCATGTATTTCATGGTGAACAATATACCGATAAGAATTTACGTCATTGTGTTAATTCACTCTCTGTTGAGTTTGTTGAAGATACGGAAGTTACTGAAACGGAAGAAGCTATTTTTGCAGGCGGTTGCTTTTGGGGCGTGGAACATTTATTAAAACAACAAAATGGTGTTTTAATTACTGAAGTTGGTTATACAGGTGGCAATACAGATAACCCAACTTATCAAGATGTCTGTAATGGTAAAACAAGCCATATAGAAGCTGTGCGTGCTGTTTTTAACCCGAATAAAACAAGCTTTCGCAAACTCACTAAATTATTCCTTGAAATTCATGATCCAACACAAAGTAATGGCCAAGGGCCTGATATTGGTGATCAATATAAAAGCGTTATTTTTTACTTTAATGAAACGCAACGCCAGACTGCTGAAGATTTATTGAACATATTAAGTAATAAGGGCCTTAATATAGCAACAGAACTAGTTGAAGCAACTGTTTTTTGGCCAGCTGAAGACTACCATCAAGAATATTATATCAAAACAGGCAAGACACCTTATTGTCATCGTTATACTAAACGTTTTGATTAA
- a CDS encoding calcium/sodium antiporter, with product MFIEIVSIIAGFVLLIWSADRFVSGASMLAEIFKISPLVIGIFILGFGTSLPEIVVSAFAAFENKSSMAIGNAIGSNIANIGLVIGVTAVVRPIKVDSNVLYKDFMILIAISLLLVWMLWNLSLSRLDGIILLVIFSLIMAVKFYRSKVTASKLKDKSNESSKHSLVKSILYIILGLILLIISAKILIWGASSIGKRLGMSDLAIGLTIIAIGTSLPELATSAVAALKKQHDLALGNIIGSNIFNTLMVVGIAVLISPTILNQLVLYRDALYMVILTLCLFLFALIGKNKINRYQGAIFLISYVIYIYSLFYYM from the coding sequence ATGTTTATAGAAATAGTATCTATTATTGCTGGCTTTGTTTTACTTATATGGAGTGCTGATCGCTTTGTAAGTGGTGCATCTATGTTAGCTGAGATTTTCAAAATATCGCCATTAGTCATTGGTATCTTTATTCTTGGTTTTGGCACTTCATTACCTGAAATAGTTGTTTCAGCTTTTGCAGCCTTTGAAAATAAGTCTTCTATGGCAATAGGTAACGCAATAGGTTCGAATATTGCTAATATCGGCCTTGTAATTGGTGTTACTGCAGTTGTTAGACCGATTAAAGTAGACTCTAATGTACTCTATAAAGATTTTATGATTCTAATTGCCATTAGTTTATTGTTGGTTTGGATGCTATGGAATCTTAGTTTATCAAGATTAGATGGTATTATTTTACTTGTTATTTTTAGCCTTATAATGGCTGTGAAGTTTTATAGAAGTAAAGTGACTGCATCTAAACTGAAAGATAAATCAAATGAATCTTCTAAGCATAGTTTAGTCAAAAGTATACTTTATATTATTTTGGGGCTTATCTTATTAATTATCAGCGCTAAAATTTTGATATGGGGTGCTAGTAGTATTGGTAAGCGACTAGGAATGAGTGATCTTGCAATTGGTCTTACGATTATTGCCATTGGTACCTCTTTACCAGAATTAGCTACTTCTGCTGTTGCGGCATTAAAAAAACAGCATGATCTAGCATTAGGCAATATTATTGGTTCAAATATATTTAATACATTGATGGTTGTTGGCATTGCTGTATTGATTTCACCAACAATTCTAAATCAATTAGTTTTATACCGTGATGCGCTTTATATGGTTATTTTAACTTTATGCTTATTTTTATTTGCTTTGATTGGAAAGAATAAGATTAATCGTTATCAAGGCGCTATTTTTCTAATCAGTTATGTTATCTATATTTATAGTTTGTTTTATTATATGTAG
- the glpK gene encoding glycerol kinase GlpK, whose protein sequence is MNHYILTLDQGTTSSRAIIFDYKGQIVDIAQKEFKQHYPKPGWVEHDPNEIWYTQASVAAEVISKANINGKSVAAVGITNQRETTIVWDRETGNPIYNAIVWQDRRTAEFCNELKKDSSIIQLIRDKTGLVIDAYFSASKIKWILDHIEGAREKASQGKLCFGTVDSWLMWKFTNQKVHATDVTNASRTMLFNIHSLTWDKELLALFDIPESMLPEVKASSSIFAQTRTTLFSSKLPISGVAGDQQAALFGQMCLKEGMIKTTYGTGCFLMMNTGDKPKVSNKQLLTTIAWQIGDKVNYALEGSVFIGGAIIQWLRDGLELIKNAKETEKLALSVNDNADVYIVPALTGLGAPYWDQSARGTIVGLTRGSTKAHIVRAALEGIDYQVTDVVNAMSDDTGLSLSEMRVDGGAVENNFLMQFQADILRLDVIRPKVLETTALGAAYLAGLAVGYWSDVDELQAMWQLDHKFEAEMDQQQAKMYLSRWHQALERSRRWEN, encoded by the coding sequence ATGAACCACTATATTCTTACTTTAGATCAAGGGACAACAAGTTCAAGGGCCATTATTTTTGATTATAAAGGCCAGATTGTAGATATTGCCCAAAAAGAATTTAAGCAGCATTATCCAAAACCTGGATGGGTAGAGCATGATCCTAATGAAATCTGGTATACACAAGCCTCAGTTGCAGCTGAAGTAATTTCAAAAGCGAATATTAATGGAAAATCAGTTGCAGCAGTTGGTATTACCAATCAACGAGAAACAACAATAGTTTGGGATAGAGAAACAGGCAATCCGATTTATAATGCGATTGTTTGGCAAGACAGAAGAACGGCTGAATTTTGTAATGAACTTAAAAAAGATTCATCGATTATTCAGTTAATTAGAGATAAGACAGGACTTGTTATTGATGCATATTTTTCAGCATCTAAAATAAAATGGATTTTAGATCATATTGAAGGTGCGAGAGAAAAAGCATCTCAAGGCAAACTTTGCTTTGGCACAGTAGATAGTTGGTTGATGTGGAAATTTACCAATCAAAAAGTACATGCAACGGATGTAACAAATGCCTCTCGAACCATGCTTTTTAATATTCATAGCTTAACATGGGATAAAGAGTTATTAGCACTATTTGATATTCCTGAGTCAATGTTACCAGAAGTAAAAGCATCTAGTAGTATTTTTGCTCAAACTCGTACGACGTTATTTTCAAGTAAATTACCTATATCAGGTGTTGCAGGAGATCAGCAAGCAGCACTTTTTGGTCAAATGTGTCTTAAAGAAGGTATGATTAAAACAACTTATGGAACCGGTTGTTTTTTAATGATGAATACAGGCGATAAACCAAAAGTATCAAATAAGCAGTTATTGACAACCATTGCTTGGCAAATTGGTGATAAGGTTAATTATGCGCTTGAAGGTAGCGTATTTATTGGTGGTGCTATTATTCAGTGGCTACGTGATGGCTTAGAATTAATTAAAAATGCAAAAGAGACTGAGAAACTTGCCTTATCGGTTAATGATAATGCCGATGTATATATCGTGCCGGCATTAACAGGGCTTGGAGCGCCTTACTGGGACCAATCTGCTAGAGGTACTATTGTTGGATTAACTCGAGGCTCTACAAAAGCACATATCGTGCGTGCAGCATTGGAAGGAATTGATTATCAAGTAACCGATGTTGTTAATGCCATGAGCGATGATACCGGGTTGTCATTATCAGAGATGCGTGTTGATGGTGGTGCTGTTGAAAATAATTTTTTAATGCAGTTTCAAGCAGATATTTTACGGCTAGATGTTATACGGCCAAAGGTACTTGAGACAACAGCATTAGGTGCTGCTTACTTAGCAGGTTTAGCTGTAGGTTATTGGTCAGATGTTGATGAATTACAAGCAATGTGGCAATTAGATCATAAATTTGAAGCAGAGATGGATCAACAGCAAGCTAAAATGTATTTATCTCGTTGGCATCAAGCACTTGAGCGCTCAAGGAGATGGGAAAATTAG
- the upp gene encoding uracil phosphoribosyltransferase, giving the protein MGKVLEVTHPLVQHKLGLLRQKNISTKDFREAAKELATLLTYEATKELPLQSVEIDSWQGNTKVKRISGKKLTVVPILRAGLGMLDGVLECLPTARVSVVGLYRDQRTLEPVNYFKKFAHQMDERMAIIVDPLLATGGSMNETIKLVKEEGTSSIKVLCLIAAPEGIRAVHGENPDVDIYCGSIDDHLNDHGYIIPGLGDAGDKIFGTK; this is encoded by the coding sequence ATGGGTAAAGTACTTGAAGTAACGCATCCGTTAGTACAGCATAAGCTTGGCCTTTTACGCCAGAAAAATATCAGTACAAAAGACTTTCGAGAGGCAGCAAAAGAGCTTGCGACATTATTAACATACGAAGCAACGAAAGAATTACCACTGCAAAGTGTAGAAATAGATTCTTGGCAAGGTAATACTAAAGTTAAGCGAATATCAGGGAAAAAATTGACCGTTGTACCCATATTACGTGCTGGCCTTGGTATGTTAGATGGTGTTTTGGAATGCCTGCCTACAGCAAGAGTGAGTGTCGTTGGTCTTTATCGAGATCAAAGAACCTTAGAGCCAGTCAATTATTTTAAAAAATTTGCCCATCAAATGGATGAGCGTATGGCAATTATTGTTGATCCGTTATTAGCAACGGGTGGCTCGATGAATGAAACAATAAAACTAGTTAAAGAAGAAGGTACTTCAAGTATTAAAGTCTTATGTTTAATTGCAGCGCCTGAAGGTATTCGAGCAGTACATGGTGAAAATCCAGATGTTGATATTTATTGTGGATCGATTGATGATCATTTAAATGATCATGGTTATATTATTCCAGGCCTTGGTGATGCTGGTGATAAAATATTTGGGACAAAATAA